The following coding sequences are from one Ornithodoros turicata isolate Travis chromosome 1, ASM3712646v1, whole genome shotgun sequence window:
- the LOC135379168 gene encoding uncharacterized protein LOC135379168 has product MDQDERDGDENAWPATATHEEEGMFGGVLHKAHASLDASEADCSMNGLMVLCDVALQRAENAQSLKKDKTKQATTERRCRRLHTQAKALQKKVIQLTEECKEATGKLEAYNIPVLERRADEGDPQAQFLKEQLEYLLKIKPHWSEETVRNCILWNARSPAAYRYVRDAKFLKLPSLSTLKRYVGPCTGDAVTSLIQQRLVQEAGRHGPEALRGSLILDEMSIEQCESYQRQGDVVHGLVDLGGRERELGLETTLATHLLCFIFVGLSTQYRIPVSYYFTKALNGDQAYHLVLDVMAAVQEAGFFVCRVVADNHATNCSAFARLAGGKIAPVIDHPLDVQAPRRLLFLSFDYCHIIKNIRSQFLDNKRLLCNNGCYILPKYIRQMYDIQNRIGGAFRPARCLTRKHLYPSNFEKMNVKRAVEIFSPPVTAALRYLQEYGDSLGHHGFDDSLPTIEFMELVYKWFVLHNVKSTTRHIFTRDEVRMPFYDADDERLHWLESDVLAYFNVWAATSPAKAAFLTDATYEAFVITTKATVLCTRNLLDSGFHYVLTGKFSSDAVESLFSSIRQLNGANDRTDARSALSALHKILVTGVIQSSPSANVNGTRSLIGENCALPLRQRPETLAHLNDAVLREKLEPYIQALIMPVSPPPGLKTAALALVAGFLVRVVKEKGTCEACLKNVEADASPSAYVKLVYNLDRGGLSYPTLPFVGLV; this is encoded by the exons ATGGACCAAG ATGAAAGAGATGGGGACGAAAATGCATGGCCTGCAACTGCCACACATGAAGAGGAAGGAATGTTTGGTGGTGTGCTACACAAGGCACATGCATCACTTGATGCCAGCGAGGCTGACTGCAGCATGAACGGTCTGATGGTGCTTTGCGATGTTGCACTACAACGTGCAGAGAATGCGCAG AGCCTGAAGAAAGACAAGACGAAGCAGGCAACTACAGAGAGAAGGTGCAGACGCCTCCACACGCAGGCAAAGGCACTTCAGAAGAAGGTGATTCAACTAACAGAGGAGTGCAAGGAGGCAACCGGAAAGCTGGAAGCCTACAATATTCCTGTACTGGAAAGGCGAGCTGATGAAGGAGATCCACAGGCACAGTTTCTGAAGGAGCAGCTTGAGTACCTTCTAAAGATAAAGCCACATTGGAGCGAAGAGACCGTAAGGAACTGCATCCTGTGGAAT GCACGGTCTCCCGCTGCTTATCGCTATGTGCGAGATGCTAAGTTTCTGAAACTTCCAAGCCTTTCGACCTTGAAGCGGTACGTTGGTCCATGCACTGGCGATGCTGTAACTTCTTTGATACAGCAAAGGCTGGTGCAGGAAGCAGGCAGACATGGGCCAGAAGCTTTGCGTGGGTCGCTCATTTTGGACGAAATGTCCATTGAGCAGTGCGAGAGCTACCAGCGTCAAGGAGACGTTGTCCATGGACTGGTGGACCTGGGAGGCAGGGAAAGGGAGCTGGGTCTAGAAACAACATTGGCCACGCACCTCCTGTGCTTTATTTTTGTGGGGCTGTCAACTCAGTACAG GATACCAGTCAGCTACTATTTTACTAAAGCTTTGAATGGCGACCAGGCCTACCACTTGGTACTTGATGTCATGGCGGCAGTCCAAGAAGCTGGTTTTTTTGTGTGCAGGGTGGTAGCAGACAACCACGCAACCAACTGCAGTGCTTTTGCACGCCTTGCTGGTGGCAAAATTGCACCAGTCATAGATCACCCTCTGGATGTGCAGGCACCCCGAAGGCTTCTGTTCTTGTCGTTCGACTACTGTCACATCATTAAGAACATTCGCTCTCAG tttcTTGACAACAAGAGGCTGCTCTGCAACAATGGCTGCTACATCCTGCCAAAGTACATCAGGCAGATGTACGACATCCAGAACAGGATTGGAGGAGCATTCCGACCAGCACGTTGCCTGACGAGGAAGCACCTGTACCCGTCAAACTTTGAGAAGATGAATGTGAAG AGAGCAGTGGAAATATTTTCGCCTCCTGTGACTGCAGCTCTGCGCTACTTACAAGAGTATGGTGACAGCCTTGGTCATCATGGATTTGATGACTCCCTGCCAACCATCGAATTCATGGAGCTTGTCTACAAGTGGTTTGTGCTTCACAATGTCAAAAGCACAACTCGGCACATTTTCACCAGGGACGAAGTCCGAATGCCATTTTACGACGCAGATGATGAGAG GCTGCACTGGCTAGAGTCAGATGTCCTGGCATATTTTAATGTCTGGGCTGCGACATCCCCTGCGAAAGCTGCCTTCCTCACAGATGCAACGTACGAGGCTTTTGTGATAACGACCAAAGCCACAGTGCTCTGCACAAGGAATCTTCTGGACAGTGGGTTTCACTATGTTTTGACTGGGAAGTTTTCCAGTGATGCCGTGGAATCACTCTTCTCAAGCATCCGCCAGCTCAATGGTGCAAATGACAGGACAGATGCCCGTTCAGCCCTCTCAGCCCTCCACAAGATACTTGTCACTGGTGTCATCCAGAGCTCACCAAGTGCTAATGTGAATGGAACAAGGAGCCTCATCGGGGAGAACTGTGCACTACCATTGCGGCAAAGGCCTGAGACCTTAGCACACCTCAACGATGCAGTGCTGAGAGAGAAACTCGAGCCGTACATACAAGCACTGATCATGCCAG TTTCCCCTCCACCCGGGCTGAAGACTGCAGCACTGGCATTAGTTGCCGGGTTCCTTGTACGTGTGGTGAAGGAGAAAGGGACATGTGAGGCCTGCCTGAAAAACGTGGAAGCTGATGCTTCTCCTTCTGCTTACGTCAAGCTGGTCTATAATCTAGACAGAGGTGGACTAAGCTACCCTACCCTGCCTTTTGTAGGCCTTGTGTAA